GTGTCGCAGACCTGCCCGCCACCAATACTTTTTTGCAATTCAGAAAGCCTTGTGAATTCTTCTGGAACAGTTTCAAAAAGGAGTTCTTCCGGTTTTCCCTTGTTATCCAGCAAAAAGCGCTTCCATAAATTGAACCGGCCCATTCTATTACTTTTTCCCGGATGAAAACCATGATCCTGCACAGAAGCTACAACCAGATCCGGCTGCTCAAGACCAGCTGCGGAAAGAAAACAATTCCACCAACCGGAATTGAAATCTTCAAGATGAACAGGAACACACCCAGAAGGTAAGCATGTACTTAACACAATTCCATTTTTTTCCAAACGATTCAAATCGTCTCCCAAAGCAAGAGCAGCTCGCGGATGCGCAAAAACTTTATACCCGGCTTTAATATGCGCATTCACAGCCCTACCGAAGCCGCCACCCATATTTTTGCCAGTAAGATAGATATCACATCCCTTACTTGTCTGTTTCTTAATCAGCTCTGCAACAACACGGGCCGGAGAGGGCAACACAAACTTAAAACAATTTTCAACTTCAACACCTTCAATATAATAGAGAACATCCTGAGTACCGCTACCGATATCAAGGCTTAATATTTTACGATTCATTTTAAATCTCCAATAATTATAATTTTCAAGTTACTGTTGCAGAGCAAAGTATTTTACGTCAATTTGAAAAATAGGTATCTTAAAAACAACTAATTAAATGCACCTCAAAATATGACAAAAATATTTCTGACAATTCTACTTATCATCCTGATGATCCCTCTTCCTCTGATCATCGTCATGACTATCGCAAACCGCAAAGAACTTATGCTGCGTGGAACCAGACAAGCTGTATACGACCTGCTTATATCTGTAGCAACCACAGTAATAAGCATGCTTACGGCAACCCTGACTCGCCCGTTTGACTTTCTCTGCCGGGATATACATCCAGAAAAAGAAGGTAATCCTCTACCTGTTCTTATGACTCACGGCCTTTATCATAATAAAACAGCGTGGTTTCTCATGAAGCCGAGACTGCGTAAAGCCGGCTACAGCAACCTTAATACATGGTCATACAACAGCTTCACGACTTCGTATCCCGAACTTGTTCTTAAACTGCGAAGGCGTATCCTTAAACTTTATGCGGAAAACAATAATCAGAAAATTGTGCTTATAGGCCATAGTCTTGGAGGATTAATTATTAAAGGAGCCGTATCCGATCCTGCTGTTGCGGAATCAGTTGCTAAAGTTATCACCCTCGGAACCCCTTTTCGCGGCAGCCTGTTAGCAAAAATCGCTCCGGGAAGATTAGGACGCAGCCTGCATCCAGAGAATTCACTTTTTCAAACAATTCATACAACCCCACCACTCAATTTTATTCAAAAAACGGCTATATTTTCGCCTGTAGATGAAATGGTTCTACCATGGAAAAACCTACTGCCCCGCGAAACAGACTGGAAGACATTACCCTGTCCGGCAATGGGGCATGTTGCTATGCTCTACAGCCCCAAAATCACAAACATGATCATCCGGATTATGCAGCAATAAAAAAAGGGAGAGGACTATTATCCTCTCCCTTCATATTAAATCAAAATATCAACAATCTACTGCACGTCCTAAGAAACATATTCCTCGATTTTAGCTTTAAGCTGATCAGGCGTAAAAGGCTTGGTGATAAAATCGGTAACACCGGTCTTCTTCGCCAATTCAAGCTGAGAAACTTCTGATTCTGTCGTAACCATAATTATCGGGGTTGTTTCAAATCCATCAGTCATTCTAAGCTTTGAAACAAGCTCCATTCCATCCATTACAGGCATGTTCATGTCTGTAATAACAATA
The window above is part of the Maridesulfovibrio ferrireducens genome. Proteins encoded here:
- a CDS encoding triacylglycerol lipase, which gives rise to MTKIFLTILLIILMIPLPLIIVMTIANRKELMLRGTRQAVYDLLISVATTVISMLTATLTRPFDFLCRDIHPEKEGNPLPVLMTHGLYHNKTAWFLMKPRLRKAGYSNLNTWSYNSFTTSYPELVLKLRRRILKLYAENNNQKIVLIGHSLGGLIIKGAVSDPAVAESVAKVITLGTPFRGSLLAKIAPGRLGRSLHPENSLFQTIHTTPPLNFIQKTAIFSPVDEMVLPWKNLLPRETDWKTLPCPAMGHVAMLYSPKITNMIIRIMQQ
- a CDS encoding DUF1786 domain-containing protein, coding for MNRKILSLDIGSGTQDVLYYIEGVEVENCFKFVLPSPARVVAELIKKQTSKGCDIYLTGKNMGGGFGRAVNAHIKAGYKVFAHPRAALALGDDLNRLEKNGIVLSTCLPSGCVPVHLEDFNSGWWNCFLSAAGLEQPDLVVASVQDHGFHPGKSNRMGRFNLWKRFLLDNKGKPEELLFETVPEEFTRLSELQKSIGGGQVCDTGAAAVLGAFFVDEIVERSFREGICLINVGNSHTVSFLLFEGRVHGVYEHHTGNMTPEKLWSDSQLFRKGELSFESVFDDYGHGCATLDLSEKACGFIPTYVMGPRRAMLKGYPVEFPSPGGDMMLAGCFGLIKGLELKGTV